From a single Epinephelus fuscoguttatus linkage group LG18, E.fuscoguttatus.final_Chr_v1 genomic region:
- the LOC125905473 gene encoding calmodulin-regulated spectrin-associated protein 1-B-like isoform X5, with protein MDVEVSAGRDSTWRRAAAAAADDAGEGGMEAQVVPLELYDSARAKIDANLRWLFAKAYGIDHIPADLRDPFYTDQYEQEHIKPPIIHLLLSGELYCRVCGLILHAEQAASLQSHQSVIQALSRKGIYVLETDNTPVSDLDLSSTPIKMSSHIHLIDALMMAYILEMISIEKVVSSVKRFSNFSASKELPFDLEDAMVFWINKVNAKMREIMEKELKMKQHFLESPSHQKPDLLHALTSCLLEPVEFSRVVRYRRDHLSGRTLQHFPLLEDLLKDVCDGTALLAVLHFYCPELIRLEDICLKEVPSIADSVYNIQLLQEFSNEYLNKCFYLKPEDLLYSPPVLKKNVMVFIAELFWWFETVKPDFVQPRDLHEIRDVRLLLQPKSSRSHISISNVSKRGLLASSNSADVLAMPPSPDLSAKPSSLSPSHSLLPLRQRQQKVAEESTSELRNRSNSLSRDGQHQGSILAWPERRPRPLSQPVPYALHCPMEEDADSISLARSISKDSLASNIMSFTPKHMLGSGPPLPQHRLSGQSLLSHMRIEDEEEEIEEEELVAVIHPSAFSRRRLGSDMEQDELEIPSAPSTSRGTNTRRSPRLDMGPFTPDHPADSYYLEPLMPAIPKPAKEKSISLNKEEESGESRCRAAAARKAAIIVPLTSQRKAPESNRSGFMRIPVAESVPSSLRPPTEGSAGISQPEKKQSSGFFLHLSGEPDQHSPFSTTLEVGQDSDSDIADLEEDDEEDDQMELTREMVRRGKGKYLEEGEVCEFGEGEGESDKLREDSKVSERDDKEGGSGRSSPCLSTISWASSCSASGSTSVKMTSFAERKLLKLGLRDGFSSTSSSQKTTPDGSEVAPCPPWQLRGDCSSSWPGKEPSSVLGKNMAVSPSGVPSELLQLHMQLEEQRRAIEYQKKKMETMSARQRLKLGKAAFLNIVKKGGGRSDTLPLPLKYSQESSEPADRSNVKSQSCKDDSCLDALKMQANQTEGGQMNRNNRLNTLPQDNGAEPDINECSHSIDLLNVAISSIQQQMMQLSLQQDLLMKSVVSPPERVESSPSTTPTTATQSTSSTSDSRSFAVHFVDIGGSNTTPARRPPKLSSSQRSKTSERKQSKDNSKTASAKSNAQSMESRENSGGFQESGSVECSRPERSIQRNTTFRVRDDSNQRGSGEGTGCPLDITPTSPSQASEQEENKVADSRREAASGDDSSRVKSQLIEVDLSELKDPQEDGSADVIDCMAEGEQKNVLGFFFKDDEKAEDEMAKRRAAFLLKQQRKAQEARIRKQQQELESELKRDEIRRKAEEDRIRKEEEKARRELIKQEYLRRKQQALMEEQGLVKPRPRTKSRRNRPKSLHREESNSLSKGSTTPDLSCSHRGSTLSLATEADSVISGGAESQRAGSVCSMESFPMLSRASSRNMERDWENGSIASSITSTEYSGPKLFKEPSSKSNKPIIINAIAHCCLAGKVNETQKNVILEELEKCESNHLIILFRDGGCQFRAIYSYSPDTEEIVKFTGTGPRTIGRKMIDKLYKYSSDRKQFNVIPAKSVSVSVDALTIHNHLWQVKRPGSARRK; from the exons AGCTCCCACATCCACCTCATTGATGCCCTGATGATGGCCTACATACTGGAGATGATCAGCATAGAGAAGGTGGTGTCAAGTGTCAAGCGCTTTTCCAACTTCAGTGCCTCCAAGGAGCTGCCTTTTGACCTGGAAGACGCCATGGTCTTTTGGATCAACAAG GTGAACGCAAAGATGAGGGAGATCATGGAAAAAGAGCTGAAAATGAAGCAACACTTTCTGGAGTCTCCCAGTCACCAGAAG CCTGATTTATTGCATGCTCTGACCAGCTGCTTATTGGAGCCTGTGGAGTTCTCTCGCGTG GTTCGTTACAGAAGAGATCACCTGTCAGGTCGGACACTTCAGCACTTCCCTTTGTTGGAGGACCTGTTAAAGGATGTGTGTGATGGCACGGCTCTGCTGGCTGTTCTCCACTTCTACTGCCCAGAACTCATTAGACTGGAAG ATATCTGTCTAAAGGAGGTCCCCTCCATAGCTGACAGTGTGTACAACATTCAGCTACTACAGGAGTTCTCTAATGAATACCTGAACAAATGCTTCTATCTGAAGCCAGAGGACTTGTTGTATTCTCCACCAGTACTTAAG AAAAACGTGATGGTCTTCATCGCTGAGCTCTTCTGGTGGTTTGAGACTGTGAAGCCAGATTTTGTACAGCCGAGGGACCTTCATGAAATCAGAGATG TGAGATTGCTGCTGCAGCCTAAGAGTTCACGATCCCATATTTCCATCTCCAATGTCAGTAAACGTGGTTTACTGGCATCATCAAACTCAGCCGATGTGTTGGCCATGCCCCCAAGCCCCGACCTCAG CGCTAAACCAAGCTCATTAAGCCCGTCTCACTCTTTACTGCCCctgagacagagacaacagaaaGTGGCTGAGGAGAGCACTTCAG AGCTGAGAAATAGGTCCAACTCTCTCTCACGTGATGGTCAGCATCAGGGCTCAATACTGGCCTGGCCAGAGAGGAGACCGAG GCCTTTATCCCAGCCGGTGCCCTACGCCCTGCACTGTCCCATGGAGGAAGATGCAGACAGTATCAGCCTCGCTCGCTCCATCAGCAAAGACAGCCTGGCCTCAAATATTATGAGCTTTACCCCCAAACACATGCTGGGGTCAGGCCCTCCACTGCCTCAGCACAGACTCAGTGGTCAAAGCCTGCTTAGTCACATGCGcatagaggatgaagaggaggaaataGAAGAGGAGGAACTGGTTGCTGTCATCCACCCTTCTGCATTTTCTCGACGTCGGCTTGGGAGTGACATGGAGCAGGATGAGCTGGAAATCCCGAGTGCACCCTCCACCTCAAGGGGGACTAATACCCGTCGCTCTCCCCGCCTTGACATGGGTCCCTTTACACCCGACCACCCGGCAGACAGCTACTATCTGGAGCCTTTGATGCCAGCCATCCCTAAGCCAGCCAAAGAGAAGAGCATCAGCCTGaataaggaggaggagagtggcGAGAGTCGCTGTAGAGCAGCAGCTGCTAGGAAAGCAGCCATTATTGTCCCACTGACCTCACAGAGGAAAGCCCCTGAGTCAAACAGAAGTGGCTTTATGCGGATACCTGTGGCAGAATCAGTCCCGAGCTCTCTCAGGCCACCCACAGAGGGGTCTGCAGGCATCTCTCAGCCTGAGAAGAAACAGTCCTCAGGCTTTTTCCTTCATTTGTCAGGAGAGCCAGACCAACACAGTCCTTTCTCCACTACGCTTGAGGTAGGGCAAGACTCTGACTCTGACATCGCAGACCTGGAGGAAGATGACGAGGAGGACGATCAGATGGAGCTGACTAGGGAgatggtgaggagaggaaaagggaaATACTTAGAGGAGGGAGAGGTGTGTGAgtttggagagggagagggcgAGTCAGACAAACTGAGAGAAGACTCAAAGGTAAGTGAGCGGGACGATAAGGAAGGCGGCAGCGGACGCTCGAGCCCTTGCCTCAGCACAATATCCTGGGCGAGCAGCTGCAGCGCTTCGGGAAGCACCAGTGTCAAGATGACCAGCTTTGCGGAGAGAAAGCTCCTTAAACTCGGTCTCCGGGATGGATTCTCAAGTACCAGCAGCTCTCAGAAGACCACGCCAGATGGCTCTGAAGTGGCCCCCTGCCCACCATGGCAGCTGAGGGGTGACTGCAGCTCGAGCTGGCCAGGGAAGGAGCCCAGTTCTGTGCTAGGGAAGAATATGGCGGTGAGTCCCTCAGGAGTGCCTTCAGAGCTGCTGCAACTTCACATGCAGCTAGAAGAGCAAAGACGGGCTATTGAGtatcagaagaagaagatggagaCCATGTCCGCGCGGCAGCGACTAAAGCTAGGGAAAGCTGCATTCTTGAACATCGTTAAGAAGGGCGGGGGTAGGAGTGACACGCTTCCTCTGCCCCTGAAATACTCCCAGGAGTCCTCAGAACCAGCTGACAGGAGTAATGTGAAGAGCCAGTCGTGCAAGGATGACTCCTGTCTTGATGCTCTGAAGATGCAGGCAAATCAAACAGAGGGAGGACAGATGAACAGAAACAACAGGTTGAACACCCTGCCCCAGGATAACGGTGCAGAACCTGACATAAATGAGTGTTCCCACTCCATAGATCTACTCAACGTAGCTATTAGCTCCATTCAGCAGCAGATGATGCAGTTGTCTTTACAGCAAGACCTGCTGATGAAGAGTGTGGTCTCACCTCCAGAGCGGGTAGAATCAAGTCCTAGCACAACCCCCACTACAGCAACACAATCAACATCCTCTACCTCAGACTCCAGATCTTTTGCAGTTCACTTTGTAGACATCGGTGGCAGCAACACAACCCCCGCTCGCCGTCCTCCTAAGCTTAGCTCCAGCCAACGCAGCAAAACCTCGGAGCGAAAACAAAGTAAAGACAACAGCAAGACGGCTTCTGCCAAGTCTAATGCACAGTCCATGGAGAGCAGAGAAAATTCTGGTGGATTCCAGGAGAGCGGTAGTGTTGAGTGCTCCAGGCCAGAGAGAAGCATTCAGAGAAACACCACCTTTAGAGTCCGTGATGATTCCAACCAACGCGGCAGTGGAGAGGGAACTGGGTGCCCCTTGGACATTACACCAACGTCTCCTTCACAGGCTTCAGAACAAGAGGAGAACAAAGTTGCAGACTCACGGAGAGAGGCTGCAAGTGGGGATGACAGTTCCAGGGTCAAGAGTCAACTGATCGAGGTGGACCTATCAGAGCTTAAAGATCCACAGGAGGACGGTAGCGCAGACGTCATAGACTGCATGGCAGAGGGCGAGCAAAAGAATGTGCTAGGTTTCTTCTTTAAG GATGATGAAAAAGCAGAGGATGAAATGGCGAAACGTCGTGCTGCCTTTCTGCTCAAACAGCAACGCAAAGCTCAAGAGGCGAGAATACGCAAACAGCAGCAAGAACTGGAGAGCGAGCTCAAACGTGATGAGATCAG GCGTAAGGCAGAAGAAGACCGCATTcgtaaggaggaggagaaggcgCGACGAGAGCTAATTAAGCAGGAGTACCTGCGGAGGAAGCAGCAAGCGTTGATGGAAGAGCAAGGTCTGGTCAAGCCTCGCCCACGCACTAAATCTCGCAGGAACAGGCCTAAATCACTGCACCGAGAAGAGTCCAACAGCCTCTCCAAAGGATCCACTACAC CTGATCTGAGCTGCAGTCATCGAGGATCAACGCTCTCTTTGGCAACTGAGGCAGACAGCGTCATCTCTGGAGGGGCAGAGTCACAGAG GGCTGGATCGGTGTGCTCTATGGAGTCATTCCCCATGCTGAGCAGGGCGTCCAGCAGGAACATGGAGAGGGACTGGGAGAACGGTTCTATAGCCTCTTCCATCACTTCAACTGAGTACAGTG GCCCTAAACTCTTCAAGGAGCCGAGCTCCAAGTCCAACAAGCCAATCATCATCAATGCCATTGCTCACTGCTGTCTGGCTGGAAAGGTTAATGAGACCCAGAAGAATGTTATTCTGGAG GAGCTGGAAAAGTGTGAGTCCAATCACCTGATCATTCTCTTCCGTGACGGTGGGTGCCAGTTCCGTGCCATTTACTCGTACTCACCAGACACTGAGGAGATTGTCAAGTTCACGGGCACGGGACCGCGCACCATCGGCCGGAAGATGATCGACAAGCTCTACAAATACAGCTCGGACCGCAAGCAGTTCAACGTCATCCCTGCCAAGTCGGTGTCGGTCAGCGTGGACGCCCTCACCATCCACAATCACCTCTGGCAGGTCAAGAGACCGGGGAGCGCACGGAGGAAGTGA